The proteins below come from a single Vitis vinifera cultivar Pinot Noir 40024 chromosome 9, ASM3070453v1 genomic window:
- the LOC104880242 gene encoding uncharacterized protein LOC104880242 isoform X1 yields MLSEHNNHHFKGNLITEHSSDSHFLSANCSDCSDKLLKLGKLLRFWPTKPSSIIETGRNCSGIELARGISVIFAEKNSHLLLRHRDVNVHFTVLYFGKSCNSSVASNSLTDTDSQGSVTQQPMPQNVACDVGESSSRPDQPYRRVSSFSSINAGPEVSSSSRASSEKRDAMMIPPDFKKSMRTQKSSVIIPYALDEIWSSEEYTCVVVHGDQKPAVTHIFCDYILECHARWMVGRKRIPTIESLEQITKSPDVPTVQSFDNDRQFILSFCSMCSQRLEKEEDIYMFQGEAFCSPVCRNHAVIIELWAEEGRKVKVDHSSQGPPEPADSDEKNLFTLGIPIIT; encoded by the exons ATGCTGAGCGAGCACAATAATCATCATTTCAAGGGTAATCTAATCACTGAACACAGTTCAgactctcattttctttctg CGAACTGTTCGGATTGTTCAGATAAGCTTCTGAAGCTCGGTAAACTTTTAAGGTTTTGGCCCACAAAACCATCATCCATAATTGAGACTGGCAGGAACTGCAGTGGCATTGAGTTAGCTCGAGGGATCTCTGTAATATTCGCTGAAAAAAACTCCCATCTTCTGCTTCGACATAGAGATGTTAACGTCCACTTCACAGTACTGTATTTCGGAAAATCATGTAATTCTTCTGTTGCTAGCAATTCCTTAACTGATACAGATTCTCAAGGTTCGGTCACCCAACAACCCATGCCCCAAAACGTAGCCTGCGACGTTGGGGAATCATCTTCAAGGCCTGATCAGCCCTATCGAAGAGTGAGTTCTTTCAGTTCCATCAACGCAGGGCCTGAGGTGAGTTCAAGTTCAAGGGCTTCTTCCGAAAAGAGAGATGCTATGATGATCCCTccagattttaaaaaatctatgaGAACCCAAAAGAGCTCAGTCATCATACCTTATGCCTTAGATGAGATATGGTCATCTGAGGAGTATACTTGTGTGGTTGTTCATGGTGATCAGAAGCCTGCCGTTACTCATATATTCTGTGACTACATTTTGGAGTGTCACGCCAGGTGGATGGTCGGAAGGAAAAGGATACCCACAATTGAATCGCTTGAACAGATCACCAAGAGCCCAGATGTTCCAACAGTTCAATCTTTTGATAATGATCGTCAATTTATCTTGAGCTTCTGCTCCATGTGCAGCCAAAGACTGGAGAAGGAAGAAGACATTTACATGTTCCA AGGTGAAGCATTTTGCAGTCCTGTCTGTCGCAACCATGCGGTTATAATTGAACTTTGGGCCGAGGAGGGAAGGAAGGTCAAAGTGGACCATAGCTCCCAAGGTCCTCCTGAACCTGCAGACTCAGATGAGAAGAATCTCTTCACCTTGGGCATCCCCATCATTACATGA
- the LOC104880242 gene encoding uncharacterized protein LOC104880242 isoform X2, whose protein sequence is MLSEHNNHHFKANCSDCSDKLLKLGKLLRFWPTKPSSIIETGRNCSGIELARGISVIFAEKNSHLLLRHRDVNVHFTVLYFGKSCNSSVASNSLTDTDSQGSVTQQPMPQNVACDVGESSSRPDQPYRRVSSFSSINAGPEVSSSSRASSEKRDAMMIPPDFKKSMRTQKSSVIIPYALDEIWSSEEYTCVVVHGDQKPAVTHIFCDYILECHARWMVGRKRIPTIESLEQITKSPDVPTVQSFDNDRQFILSFCSMCSQRLEKEEDIYMFQGEAFCSPVCRNHAVIIELWAEEGRKVKVDHSSQGPPEPADSDEKNLFTLGIPIIT, encoded by the exons ATGCTGAGCGAGCACAATAATCATCATTTCAAGG CGAACTGTTCGGATTGTTCAGATAAGCTTCTGAAGCTCGGTAAACTTTTAAGGTTTTGGCCCACAAAACCATCATCCATAATTGAGACTGGCAGGAACTGCAGTGGCATTGAGTTAGCTCGAGGGATCTCTGTAATATTCGCTGAAAAAAACTCCCATCTTCTGCTTCGACATAGAGATGTTAACGTCCACTTCACAGTACTGTATTTCGGAAAATCATGTAATTCTTCTGTTGCTAGCAATTCCTTAACTGATACAGATTCTCAAGGTTCGGTCACCCAACAACCCATGCCCCAAAACGTAGCCTGCGACGTTGGGGAATCATCTTCAAGGCCTGATCAGCCCTATCGAAGAGTGAGTTCTTTCAGTTCCATCAACGCAGGGCCTGAGGTGAGTTCAAGTTCAAGGGCTTCTTCCGAAAAGAGAGATGCTATGATGATCCCTccagattttaaaaaatctatgaGAACCCAAAAGAGCTCAGTCATCATACCTTATGCCTTAGATGAGATATGGTCATCTGAGGAGTATACTTGTGTGGTTGTTCATGGTGATCAGAAGCCTGCCGTTACTCATATATTCTGTGACTACATTTTGGAGTGTCACGCCAGGTGGATGGTCGGAAGGAAAAGGATACCCACAATTGAATCGCTTGAACAGATCACCAAGAGCCCAGATGTTCCAACAGTTCAATCTTTTGATAATGATCGTCAATTTATCTTGAGCTTCTGCTCCATGTGCAGCCAAAGACTGGAGAAGGAAGAAGACATTTACATGTTCCA AGGTGAAGCATTTTGCAGTCCTGTCTGTCGCAACCATGCGGTTATAATTGAACTTTGGGCCGAGGAGGGAAGGAAGGTCAAAGTGGACCATAGCTCCCAAGGTCCTCCTGAACCTGCAGACTCAGATGAGAAGAATCTCTTCACCTTGGGCATCCCCATCATTACATGA
- the LOC100853130 gene encoding coatomer subunit beta'-1 — protein MLTVCNCFLGQKEQVQQSERVKSLDVHPTEPWILASLYSGTVCIWDYHSQELVKSFKVTESPVRSAKFIATKQWVITGADDKFIRVFNYDTMVKVAEFEAHTDYIRSVAVHPTLPYVLSASDDMLIKLWDWEKGWECAQIFEGHGHYVMQVAFNPKDPSTFSSASLDGTIKIWNLSSPAPDFTLDGHSKGVNCIDYFMSGPKPYLISGSDDHTAKVC, from the exons ATGCTGACAGTATGTAATTGTTTTCTTGGTCAGAAAGAACAAGTTCAACAGTCAGAAAGAGTAAAATCTCTGGATGTACATCCCACAGAACCATG GATTTTGGCAAGTCTGTATTCGGGAACTGTGTGTATCTGGGACTACCATTCTCAG GAACTGGTAAAGTCTTTCAAGGTCACTGAATCACCAG TTAGGTCTGCAAAGTTCATAGCAACCAAACAATGGGTTATTACCGGAGCTGATGACAAGTTTATCCGAGTCTTCAACTATGATACAATGGTTAAGGTTGCAGAATTTGAGGCACATACCGATTACATTAGGAGTGTTGCAGTCCATCCCACCCTTCCATATGTGCTGTCGGCTTCTGATGACATGCTCATAAAGCTTTGGGATTGGGAGAAAGGTTGGGAGTGTGCTCAAATCTTTGAGGGACATGGCCACTATGTGATGCAGGTAGCCTTTAATCCCAAAGACCCCAGCACCTTTTCAAGTGCATCACTTGACGGCACCATAAAG ATTTGGAATCTGAGCTCTCCTGCTCCAGATTTTACCTTGGATGGCCATTCAAAAGGGGTGAATTGCATTGATTACTTCATGAGTGGCCCTAAACCATATCTAATCTCTGGTTCTGATGATCACACTGCTAAGGTCTGCTAG